The following nucleotide sequence is from Archocentrus centrarchus isolate MPI-CPG fArcCen1 chromosome 6, fArcCen1, whole genome shotgun sequence.
catttttaaacatgcagacaATCCCTGAACATGGTGACACAGTATCAAaggaatatacagtatataaacaaGGATTTTTAAGACCCTGACTCTTTTACACTTTACTTCTTCCTCATCTGTGATTGTTTTTGCTTAGGGCAGCCGCTCTTGGTTTTACTCTCCGTTTCTTCCAGTGAAGCTAGTTTTTTCTTAAGCTTTGCATCCGCAGCAGGACCCCTCCGGCCCCTGCTGGAGTGCGGCTGACTCCTCCGCAGCCCTCTCAAAACTGAGGTTGAAGTTCCCTCCTGCGGCATGTGCCGATCACTCATCAGTGACTCATCCCGGTCCCAGACCAGCACCGTTATACCTGGGAATGAGCAGGATACACCTTTAGTGAGAAGTAAATAAATTCCTATTAATAATGCACAGTACTTCTCAGAGCGCTCACCCATGCCAGATCCAATTGCATCGCCCATCGGGTTGAATTTGTTGACCTGTAAAAACAGAAGCCACGgtctttaaaaattaataataaaaaaaaaaaaagttcacatttaTGATGTTTATGATGAAATAATACTCACAGATTTGATCCCTGAAGCGGAGGGATCGTACAGCTGACACACGAGCTCTGCTGTGTTGGAGTCAAAGATGTCGATGGTCCTCAGATCACCGGTGCTGATGCGGTCATCGGGGTAACGCCCGGCCACAATTAAGTCATACACAGGATGCCATGTGGCCTGCAGCacaattaaaacagaaaaatctatgcatgaaaatgtgaacatttctcAAACTAATTCTTACACCCATTTGGATATAGATGGCAAACGCTTTTAGGAATTTAGCTGGTCTAAATGTATCATTTGATTTTTACAGAGATCTTTGAAAAATCGTGGTCATGAAATTTTTCAGTGTTATTGATTGGTAATTAAATGGCAGTAAAGTGGATGCCTGTTCAATCATGAATTGAGGTTtctatccatcttcttctgcagtCTCTCAGGAGATGTTACCAAAGCTTCTGGAAtagccttcccaaagccccgaccTCAACTCCACTGAAAATTTGTGTGCTATGCTTAAAAGTCTGTTCCAcaccaggaaaccaaccaatttaaattaactctgccaattctgccaagaaaatTGGTCAAATATCCAACCAGAATCACGGCAGAAGTTTGTTGATGGTTACTAAACGTGTCTGGAGGTGCAAAttgacatttaaccaaatattagtggaggtgtatgtatatatttgagcctatatgtatacttttgagcTTGTGTGAATcacagaaaatccaaaataaattcaaactcgCGCAACCAATGCTTTGCTTtctaaagtcattaaagatgtatgctgtacaatcatgaCATTTCCGCCTATGATGAATGTATGCAAACTTTTGAGCACAACTGCATATGTCTGTAGATACGCACACTTAGAGACAAACCAAACCTTGATGGGTGTGAGGTGCTGAAACTGCCTGTGCGGGTGCTGAATGATGTGTTGAGGCTTCGACCAGTCGGAAGACGAGTAGACGCGGATCTCGTCGTGCTGATCTGTCGTGAGCAGCTTGGAGCAGTCCAGAGGGTTGAAATAGGCTGCGAGGAGACAAGAACATCTCCATCAAAATGTCTTGCAGATCTTTTAGGTTTGGAACTTAGAAGTCTATCAAAAAAAACCATTATATACATttagaaaactgaacagacttaACATTCTGAACATTCCCCGTAAGAGTCCCTGGGAGGGTTAAGAGAGAGGAGatccagcataaaaaaaataaaaaaaaatctgccaaatcaaatatgcggaTCCACCttctgtggtgacccctaatgaatcagggagcagccaaaagcagCGTTATAAAACGTAAGATCAACAGTCAGGACAAGTTGCAAATAAAAATGACCCAAAGCCTGCACACTGCTGCATTTTGTTTaggaaaatctttaaaaatgtaaaacatttaaagtagTAAGAATGAGAGGTTTGTCTATAAGAAAGTGTTACCTGAGTTGACGGCTCTCTCGTGAGGCATTTCATAGAGGAAGCTTTTCTTGTCCTTGATGCTCCTCAGGTCCCAAAGCTTTACCGTGTGGTCAACCGAGGCCGTCGCCAGCAGCCAGTCGCATCTGGAGTTGAACTCTGCGTGGGTCACTTTGGCTTTGTGCAATTTGTCGCTGAAAATCTGAAACATCAAAACAGAGTAAAGCAATTAACATTAAATTTCTCAGGAGATGTTACCAAAGCTTCTGGAATAGAGTAGCTTCCAGAAGCTTAAAGAGTAGCTTAAGAGAAGGttcgtggatgtagtgaaggaggacatgcataGGGATGGTGTGACAGGGGAGGATGTtgctagggacagggtgagatggaggcagatgatccggtttggtgacccctaaagggagcagctgaaagaagaagggtctttaaaaacatgctgtgCTTCGCACAAGAAAGATGACGGATCCTTTAATTAATCAACAACATTGAAAGTCAAATTATTAATATCTCTTTGTGCACTAAAGTGATCCTCTTCATTAAGGAAGAAGCACACGCACCTTTTGGCCATCCAAACCCAGAAGTAAAAGCTGTCCCACGTTGTCTCCTGTCACGAGCATCTGTCGGCTTACAGACACGTCAACGCAGCAGTACCAAAAACTacgaaagaaaaagaagatactgaaaatggaaaatggcacatgaatgatttttaaaaaaataatacccAAAATAATATATTCCATGtggctttaattcaaaataagatgTAATCTAATATGACACATcaacaaaagacattttatttgcaCAGTGCTCTCACTATCTCTaaattttcattcacctctACTGATGTCTACCTATGCACACAGCCATGCTTTTTGAAACCTGAGTGCAGAGAGATCATCTCTGTGGAGAGGAATTCAGTTTGGTTTGTGCTGCTCACAACTTTGACTAATTACATttagaattaaagaaaaaaatttaaatgcagaACCTGCTCCAGTTACTCTTCATCTGAAATCTACTGATTATTGAACTCTCTACTGAAGTCACGTAGGACCGTTTTTCCCAAAACAGCGACAAGAAGCTAGATTTAGAAAACGGCATCTCTTCCCTGAGAAGAAAGGTGGGGGTCTGCCTTCAGCGTCACTTCTCTGTCTGCCGACAAGATTTTGGAAAAACTACCAAGAAGGTGACTGAATGTTCCAAAGCTATCCAGAGTAATGCAGACATTACTGAATTTATTCAATACTGTGAGCACCACAAAACTCTGTCCCCCCTGTGGCTACGGTGTGGCAGCAGGAATACTACTAACAGTGCCATAACTATATATGGCCAAAactacctgcagaaacagtagaGGCAAgtgaaaaacctttattttattttattataatgcCGAGCATCAGTCTTCTTTGCAGTTTTCTCACCAAACATTGTGGTGATCATGGCCACAGTCTTGAGTTCTGGACAAAACGGTGGGTGCGCAGCCCTCAAAGCTCTGCATGGTCAGTGTGCCCTCGCCAGAGGCCACATAGACTCTGGAAAAGTCCGTGGGGCAAAACTTCATCCCTCCGATAGAGTCTCCTGCTCCGTTCTgcgcacacaaatgcaaatgcagGCCTATCATCGGGCAGCAGTTATTACTACAACTACTACACAAATGTTCAAACCAGTAAAGGCCACCTGATTAGTGATCCCTCGAGGGATCACTAAACTCTCTGTAAGAAGACTGATGCTAGACTAGGCCTGAAACCTCGAACCCTATTTGATTTTAGCTCACgggaaaaaaaagtggacaCTTGGTCTTACTTCAGTTCGTCTGTGCTGGTAAACACTGTTAGCGTTGTCCCACTGAAATCTCGAAGTGCTGTCGTACCCCCCATAGATGAGGTGAACAGCTGAGTGGGATTTAACTGGTTAAACTTCATGTCTGTCACTGAGTCTCCAGCCCCCATCTAACCAGAGAACCAATAACAGTGTGTCTCATCAGTTACAGCTACACTCTGAAATACATCTGTCCTCTGGTAAAATAAGGCTGCATACTCTAAAATCAGTATGCTGAATACCTCATACTGTTgagcaaaacaataaaacaaaccaagacCATAAAACAGGAACTCACCCCTTGAATAAAGGTCTTCTTTGCAGACACCTCAAAGTCCCACAGATAAATGTCTCCACCCTTGGACCCCACAGCCAGAGTGGTGGGATGTGTGGGATGCCACTCCAGGCAGGTGATCCTGCGGTCAAAGGGGCTGCTGGCACCGTGGAAATGATAGGACGACAGAGAGCGGACAAAAGGCACCTGGAGACACTGAAAGAGACAAAAGAGCTGGAGTCAGACCAGctgacaaactgcaggaataaATCCAGTAAGAGCAAACAACAGGAGATTACAGATGGACTATGACTTGTGGACTTATACATGGTCCtgtattagcttttttttttttttttttttaactactgaTGCAACAGTGTGTGAGTATTTTGCCAGTGCCGGGGCCAGCAGCACTTTTATGCCCcagctctctcacctgtctcatcTGTGAGTGCAGACTCTGGCCCAGAGTGCTCTTGTAGATATAGTGCAGGATGCTCCCATCCCAAACTCTCTTCTGGACTCCTGCAGACTTGAGAGGAGGCCCTGAAAGATACACGAACCCATTCAAATGTCAGGAAGACAACATTTCCCGTGCAGTACTGTCATTGAACTGACGGTGTTGTCAGTGCTTCACACCTGAGTTGGACGTTTcgacattttttttgtctcgtAGTTTTCTGGAGAGAGTTGGACTGGAGTCCCCCTCAggtcttttcttcactttactCTTTGATCCAGCTGCAGCTGACTTAGTGGGCTTGCTTTTCATTTCTCCCTTGTAAAAAAAGCAACAGTTACTCTCCGGAACACGGACGATGATCGACCTGTCTGCACCTCTAAGGCTCATATTGATGCTTACCTGTCACGTTCAGTGCTCAACGATGCAGCTCAACAACAGGAACTTCGCCGTTTGCATAACAGGACAGTACACGTGACTGTGAATGCTGAAAATGCCCGTGTTTTGTAACTTGTTTGTGTTACAGCTGGTGAACGGTATGTGGCACTGTAGATCCACCACGAAACTCGGTGGGCGCCATGTTTGGTGTTCAGGCAGGACTACAAAGAGACGTAACGGCACCAAGCGatataaatgaaaaagtaattcaTTACATAAATAACTGCCACATAAACTATTAAACTAAACGCattctggtaaaaaaaaaaaaatatttgagtagtgttttaaagaaagatcaaatagGACAATTTTATTATCATCTTATAATTTTATGTGTGACGTGAGCGTTATTGTTAGGACATATTTCTTAGAAGCTATATTTCCTaacctctggagcttgaaaaaggcgactggacttctttaaatacctgggtctctccaccatttggttgagaactgaagaagcctttcggatgagaggtgaaacgtcttcaagaaacaaaaagaagtccagtcgcctttttcaagctccagagactactatgacctggatgactgagaatctacacagacatatattTCCTAACCAACATgttaaaaaaactgcaaaaatgaaaggCTAAGATTATGAAAAGTTTCGAATTATTATTGTcgttgtgaattttttttctcgGGTACTTAGACTCCTATATTTATTgtcttattgtatttttttgtttgctattcataattataaaaaatagTTATCAAAAAATTTAGAGAATCAGAATTTGGAGTTACTAAGTCGAAATTTTGAAATAACTCAGTAACccgaaattttgagataatgaCCCAAATTTTTAGACTTAGTtctgcaaaaatataaaaacaaataaaataaaataaattagttACAAAAACAAGGttctatattatattttatattaacgGCATTTGcccacttttacattttttacacGGAAAGACTCGGAAGTGAAGGCGGAAACACGTGTTTGTTGTTGGGCGATCTTATTGGTTGCTGCGGGTCGTTGATTTGAGGCGTTGAGGCGGAGGGAAGATTCAAAAttagacaaacaaaaaacgGTGAAACCAGTACAGGTGGCACGCTACGATGACGAGACAAGCGTAAGTACAGTTTTATATTCTATGTATTCCAGTCagactgcatttttttatgcttattaCACTGTCACTAAATGCTGAATGTAAGTTTACGTAGTTTTCCACGGGCGTTGACTAGCTCTGCCTTAACGTTAGCCGGGGGCTAATTGGCCGCTTTGCCAGTGGCTTTAAGTGATCATGTCGTCATAAATGGCTAACGCTAACGGTGTCTTGAAATGTGAATGACTCTGTATTCATTTACTTATACAGGAAGGGGAAAACCCCCCGTAGGCCCCCTCCAAAAAAGCCCTCCAGCACCCAGACGGACCCGGTTGGGGTGAGTGTTTCTGGATTGTTAAAGAAGGTCAACTTGGCAAACAGCACAGATGCAAATCACATTCGTTTCAGTAGGCGGAGTCTTATAAGATGGATAGGACTAATTAACCGACAGTGGCAGAAAAATAGCTCAGTAAAATTTCGCTTCAACTTCTAGTGAGCCCACAGTTTTCGCTCCACagccttgattttttttctttctcaaaaGGTAACAGATTTAGACTTTTTGATCTGGAGGCATTTTATTGAGAGCAGTGCCATAACTACCATCTAACTAATTAGTACCATCTAATTTAGTTGTCTGTTTTCAACTTTAAGACGGTAGTGAGAattatgatgtatggtttggaaatCATGGCAGAGTTGAAAATTCTAagattctggtcactcccaatttTGACTGGGACAAGATAAGCATAGGgaaagctcaggttgagcagtttggaaacaaagttagagaggcaaaggGTTGACAGAGGGTGCTGAATATtgagctgccaggcagaaggaaaagaggaagaccacatgGATATAGTGAAGAAGGACATGAAGATGACCCGCTGTGGTTGCTGTCTCCCCTCAGCTTTTTTCACCAGTCTATTTACCTCTAACTTTTTAGCAACAGCTGTATAGAGACCCTAGCAGTGACCAACAATAAACCTCATTTTCTTAATGGAAGTATGTTtaagtgttgtgccaaaaaaaaaaaagagagaaaaaaacccaaaaagctGTAAATGGctgataatctgtgaaacacatcTCAAACAATATtgctcatgaatgatatcaagtcattttgagccagaaagaacactcctgtcacaaggtagaagctgcaattatttttttgcacagtGACTGTTATGTcttttatttatccaggtaaaaagattcattcagataaaaaatgccttctttttttttttttaacacagatctgaccaagtgggcagcagaaattgtaacaaatatgacataacaTCCTGTTGACTACAGCCTATTTACCAACATAAACAAGGATATTAGACATAAAAATGCACAGAAACATCAGTCACTTTTTAGCACACTTTAGAATGTCAAACTTTAAACTCCAAGTAACAATAGGCAGTGCAACAAATGATGTACGTCAGTAGCAACAATCCCACGGCATCCAGAAATTGCATAGtctagtgttttgttttgttttgttttttttaaatcatgcattaaatattttttggttCCGTTTTTCATAGCTGCTTTAGGCCCTATGCAATAGTAAAGAGCTcactgtgttcactgtgttatTTTGTTTCTCAGGTATACTGTCGCGTGCGGCCCCTGGGTGCTGAGGATGAGGAGTGCTGCATTGAGGTGATCAGCAGTACCACCATCCAGATGCACATCCCTGAGGGGTTCAAAACAAACCGCAATGGAGAGTACAAAGAGGTAGGAAATCTAATAAACTAGTTGTAGTTATGGAATAAAGGCTGGTGAGAccatgtttttctgttattgtcaagaaaagctgcaaaaaacccaacaataacCAAAACCAATCAAACACTGAGTTGACGGATTCCAGTATAGTTTATTCCTGTGTCATGAAAGTCCATGACTGTTAAAAACACTGGTTAGTAATGTGGCATCTTCAGATTAATTCACAGCAGGTGAGTGGGTGTTGCATGTCTTGCCACCTGCACACCCTATCCAGAGTATTTCAAGCAGTGAGAATGCATCTAAAGTGGAATCTCTCCTTTTGTGCACAACATGTAGGGAAACGGCTACTGTATAAAATATCGCAGACTGATTTACTTATTGTCATGTATAAAAACAGCTTCTACCAGAAATGCTCAATTTTACATCCTGGCTTTGTCAGTTCACATCATCCTGCTGCATCTCCACATCTCCTAAGTGCACGGTTTGAATTTGTGCTAAAATCTGCAATGAATTGTTTATGAAGCTACTGAACTTTTGTAGCTGTGGGGTTGTTGAGTTGAGTTGTTTTCAGACCAGATGCAATCCTTGAAGAGTGGACGTTAGATATTGAGCTGGAGCTATAAATAGAACTTCTCCTCCTCTGCAACAAAAGGAATTAGATGAAGTGGTAGAAAGCTTCTTTTCAGACACTCCAGTGTGGAGGTGCAGCCCCAGAAAAGAATTTAGAAAGTACTGGAAACAAAATAACATGCTTTTGGTTTTAGTCTTTGTGATTTGGGAACAAGCaagcaaagtgtgtgtgtgtgtgtgtgtgtgtgtgtgtgtgtgtgtgtgtgtgtgtgtgtgtgtgtgtgtgtgtgtgtgtgtgtgtgtgtgtgtgtgtgtgtgtgtgtgtgtgtgtgtgtgtgtgttgggaggggccttttttgtgtgtaatgaAACGGGTTTATAGGTTGcatagttgtttgttttttgttgttttttaaatatcgATCTCTTTTGGTTCACAGACACAGTACACCTTCAAAAACGTCTTCGGCGTTTCAGTATCACAGATGGAGCTCTTTGAGCATGTGGCTAAACCTCTTGTTGATGACCTCATCCAGggaaaaaatggtaaaaaaaaaaaaaagaaagaaaaaaaaaaaagacaaaggccAACATTATAAATAAGCCATGATTATTTTAATGTACAGAAACAGCTAAATCACAGCCACTGGCCTATTTGCCTTTTTAACAGCTGCATTTGAACATGCTTGGGAACAAAGGGCAGTTTAGCTTTGAGTTCATGATTAGCAGTTGATTTCTTCTCCGTTTGTATCAGGTCTGCTCTTCACATATGGGGTGACAGGAAGTGGAAAGACTTTCACCATGACTGGCTCTCCAGGCCAGGGTGGGCTTCTGCCTCGCTCCCTCGACATGATCTTTAACACTATAAGTCCTTACCAGGCCAAAAGATATGTAAGAGTCGCACACAAAAATTGCTAATTGTTTGGCACCGAATTAATTAAATCCTCTGCCCAATCTCTATAGttattaatctaatttcattctCTCTTTGTTCAGGTTTTTAAGACTGATGATAAAAATGGTATGGAGGTTCAGAGTGAAGTTGATGCTTTGTTGGAGCGCCAAAGGCGGGAAAACAATTCATCTGTTCCTAAAACACCCTCCACAAGGTAAAGGCCCCTTTATACTGTTCAGCTCTGCACCGTCTAGAAATGTAAGTTGATATTACTGAGAAAACAGTGGTCAGCAATCTGTTTCTGGTGATAGAGCatttaactgtgataaatcattGAAAATGACATATGTTGCTGTCTACATaggcagaaattcacatttaacagAAACTCATTTAACTATTTTACACTCAGCAACCTTCCTGTTCTATAGGAATACATCCAGAACGCAACCAGCTGGCAGCCAGTTAAGTCGAGTTGTGTTCATTGATAGACTCATTCAGACTGATGACAACAtgctggcaatctgtctgtatttataaattagatagCAAAAATTTACAAACCTTCAACAatctctgagagtgattgcagtcggTCCAAGTCAGACTGTGAGCCAGTTAATAATTTAAAGATATCCTCCTGggtatgttgaacttgcttcGTGGCACAGGCCTCAGGTCTGAGTCTGGTGAGATATTGGCGCTGCAACTGCATGTAAATTTCTGCTTTGATTTTTAGACTGAAGGTTGATCCTGAAATTGCTGACATGATTAAGCCGGAAGAGGCCTGTAAATTAGAGGGCGTGGACGATGACAGCAGCTACAGCGTCTTTGTCTCCTATGTAGAAATCTACAACAACTACATCTATGATCTCCTGGAAGAAACTCAGGAAGATGTGATCAAGCCAAAGTGAgttaagaaaatgtaaaatgaaaggAGCACAATTCATATATACAGTATGCATGTGGATAAGATGATGGCATAGTTCCCATCATGTTGTATCTCTTTAATAGAGTAAAATATCAAGTTTAGTAGTTTAGAATTAATTTTTTATGGTAGAGTAGCCAGGAGACAAAActgttgtcttttctttttactagGTGGAATGGTGGAGGCACACCAGTGCGCCAGAACACTGAGTTGATGTATGTGACCAGTAAATACTCGTACATATATCAGAGTAGCAACCTGAATTAGCCGAGCTTCAACTATTGCACACAAATGTAGCGTCCAGCAAATGTAACCTTGTCAAATTTGGAGACATTTCCAAAGTTGCACAGATGTTTCTGCTGTCAGTCAGATGAGTGCTTTGGTACAGAAATTCAAATTGAAAATCAGTTCTTACAAAGAAGCTATGCAAAACATAGGGCTCAATATGAAGACATGTAAAA
It contains:
- the ddb2 gene encoding DNA damage-binding protein 2 isoform X2, which encodes MKSKPTKSAAAGSKSKVKKRPEGDSSPTLSRKLRDKKNVETSNSGPPLKSAGVQKRVWDGSILHYIYKSTLGQSLHSQMRQCLQVPFVRSLSSYHFHGASSPFDRRITCLEWHPTHPTTLAVGSKGGDIYLWDFEVSAKKTFIQGMGAGDSVTDMKFNQLNPTQLFTSSMGGTTALRDFSGTTLTVFTSTDELNFWYCCVDVSVSRQMLVTGDNVGQLLLLGLDGQKIFSDKLHKAKVTHAEFNSRCDWLLATASVDHTVKLWDLRSIKDKKSFLYEMPHERAVNSAYFNPLDCSKLLTTDQHDEIRVYSSSDWSKPQHIIQHPHRQFQHLTPIKATWHPVYDLIVAGRYPDDRISTGDLRTIDIFDSNTAELVCQLYDPSASGIKSVNKFNPMGDAIGSGMGITVLVWDRDESLMSDRHMPQEGTSTSVLRGLRRSQPHSSRGRRGPAADAKLKKKLASLEETESKTKSGCPKQKQSQMRKK
- the ddb2 gene encoding DNA damage-binding protein 2 isoform X1 produces the protein MKSKPTKSAAAGSKSKVKKRPEGDSSPTLSRKLRDKKNVETSNSGPPLKSAGVQKRVWDGSILHYIYKSTLGQSLHSQMRQCLQVPFVRSLSSYHFHGASSPFDRRITCLEWHPTHPTTLAVGSKGGDIYLWDFEVSAKKTFIQGNGAGDSIGGMKFCPTDFSRVYVASGEGTLTMQSFEGCAPTVLSRTQDCGHDHHNVCFWYCCVDVSVSRQMLVTGDNVGQLLLLGLDGQKIFSDKLHKAKVTHAEFNSRCDWLLATASVDHTVKLWDLRSIKDKKSFLYEMPHERAVNSAYFNPLDCSKLLTTDQHDEIRVYSSSDWSKPQHIIQHPHRQFQHLTPIKATWHPVYDLIVAGRYPDDRISTGDLRTIDIFDSNTAELVCQLYDPSASGIKSVNKFNPMGDAIGSGMGITVLVWDRDESLMSDRHMPQEGTSTSVLRGLRRSQPHSSRGRRGPAADAKLKKKLASLEETESKTKSGCPKQKQSQMRKK